One part of the Rutidosis leptorrhynchoides isolate AG116_Rl617_1_P2 chromosome 1, CSIRO_AGI_Rlap_v1, whole genome shotgun sequence genome encodes these proteins:
- the LOC139855010 gene encoding uncharacterized protein, producing the protein MARSMVGYATILLVLMMWMSFGETASTPPGIAKNPVQGSCSNEEFKVCKNLVNVCPKFCPDGCTHNCRSCKPVCLGSTTPPPPPPVIEPPPQPSPPPPTPSPPSPTPSPPTPSPPSPTPSPPTPSPPSPTPSPPTPSPPSPTPSPPTPSPPSPTPLPPTPSPPSPTPSPPIWHPTPPPQPTKAKCVNKGYPQCYATEHVCPASCPNQCEVDCVACKPVCNCDMPGAVCQDPRFIGADGITFYFHGKKDKNFCLVSDKNLHINGHFIGKRNKNMGRDFTWVQSIGVLFDNHQLQIAAQKTSTWDDAIDRISITFDGETVFLPESEGAKWQSSSASITRIQDTNDVVVEVDNLFKITAKVVPITKEESRIHNYEISDDDCFAHLDLKFKFFSLSNDVDGVLGQTYKSDYVSKVKMGVLMPVMGGDTKFKSSRLFAADCSVAKFNGNREAEGSILKLQLPSLKCQSGLDGRGVVCKR; encoded by the exons ATGGCTCGGTCAATGGTTGGTTATGCTACGATCCTTTTAGTGTTGATGATGTGGATGTCGTTTGGTGAAACGGCAAGTACTCCACCGGGGATTGCTAAAAACCCTGTCCAAGGAAGTTGCAGCAACGAAGAGTTCAAAGTGTGTAAGAACTTGGTGAACGTTTGTCCCAAGTTTTGTCCTGATGGTTGTACCCATAATTGTCGATCTTGTAAACCTGTTTGTCTCGGCTCcactacaccaccaccaccaccaccagtgATAGAACCTCCACCACAACCCTCCCCACCACCGCCAACACCATCCCCGCCTTCTCCCACCCCTTCACCACCAACACCGTCCCCACCTTCTCCTACCCCTTCACCACCAACACCGTCCCCACCTTCTCCTACCCCTTCACCACCAACACCGTCCCCGCCTTCTCCCACCCCTTCACCACCAACACCGTCCCCGCCTTCTCCCACCCCTTTACCACCAACACCATCCCCACCTTCTCCCACCCCATCGCCTCCGATATGGCATCCTACCCCACCTCCTCAACCAACTAAAGCCAAGTGCGTAAACAAAGGTTATCCACAATGTTATGCCACTGAGCATGTTTGTCCTGCTTCTTGTCCTAACCAATGTGAAGTTGATTGTGTTGCATGCAAGCCAGTTTGTA ATTGTGATATGCCGGGAGCAGTGTGTCAAGATCCTCGTTTTATTGGTGCTGACGGCATCACTTTCTATTTCCATGGAAAGAAGGATAAAAATTTCTGCCTTGTTTCCGATAAAAACCTCCACATTAATGGCCACTTCATTGGCAAGAGGAACAAAAACATGGGCAGAGACTTTACTTGGGTTCAATCTATCGGTGTTCTCTTCGACAACCACCAACTTCAAATCGCTGCTCAAAAGACTTCCACTTGGGATGACGCAATTGACCGCATCTCCATTACATTTGATGGAGAAACAGTCTTTCTCCCAGAATCCGAAGGTGCAAAATGGCAATCTTCCTCAGCATCAATCACCAGGATCCAGGATACGAACGATGTTGTTGTTGAGGTTGACAACCTCTTCAAGATCACTGCTAAAGTCGTTCCAATCACAAAAGAAGAATCTAGAATCCATAACTACGAAATTAGCGATGACGATTGTTTTGCTCATCTTGACCTTAAGTTCAAATTCTTCTCTTTGAGTAACGACGTGGACGGAGTTTTGGGACAGACTTACAAGAGCGACTACGTGAGCAAAGTGAAAATGGGAGTTCTAATGCCAGTGATGGGAGGTGATACAAAGTTCAAGAGTAGCCGTTTATTTGCAGCCGATTGTTCAGTTGCCAAATTTAACGGAAATCGTGAAGCAGAAGGTTCGATTTTGAAGTTGCAGTTGCCGAGCTTGAAGTGCCAAAGTGGTTTGGATGGGCGAGGTGTTGTGTGCAAGAGATAG